The sequence below is a genomic window from Rhinopithecus roxellana isolate Shanxi Qingling chromosome 7, ASM756505v1, whole genome shotgun sequence.
CCCAGGTCCTTCATGTCAGCTCATTTGTGTCTCTTTAACCCCTTTCTTTTCCATCCCAGGCAGTCACCAAATGGAAGCCATATGGTATGGGGAAGGGACAGAAGGGGAGGTTTGAAACTGACCCCTTTTGAaggtttctcttttctccagcacatgggaagggaaggagaggatcTTGACCCTAATCAACGTGTACTGCCCCCATGCGGACCCTGGGAGGCCTGAGCGGCTAGTCTTTAAGATGCGCTTCTATCGTTTGCTGCAAATCCGAGCAGAAGCCCTCCTGGCGGCAGGCAGGTACTGCAAGCCTAGGCAGCAAGGCTTCCTTGAGTCGGTCCTGGGTGCCCAGCCCTGTGTTAAGCTCCATTGAAAGGAATATCGACCCTTTCCAAAGAACTCAGAGACAAAGGGATATTGTTTCTACCCCACAGAATAGTTTTAAGGGTGAAATGAGATGAGAATGGTAAACTTCCTGGAAGCAAAGGAAAGTCTTGTTCCAGGGAAGGACAGGAAAGTGAGGGTGGGTTAGAGCAATCAAGGGGAGGTGGTATTTGAGCTCACCTCCCCTTGATTGAAGGATAAGAAAAATGCCCATTAGGTACTGATCAGTGAGGCAGTCATGTCAAACATGGAACACTGTCACCTTTGGAGATCAGAATTGGGTTGGTCAGATATGAAAGGCAGCAAGGTTGTGGTAAGATTGGAGACGTAGGCTGCTATGAGTTGCTGTTGGCTAGGAAGCCTCAATATGGGGGGTGGCCTGTCTGAGCTCATGGGCCCAGGAAAAAGTATACGGGCCAGGACTGCTGTACCCCTTTCTAACAATCCCATATTGTGTTTTTCAGCCATGTGATCATTCTGGGTGACCTGAATACAGCCCACCGCCCCATTGACCACTGGGACGCAGTCAACCTGGTAAGGCTACCTCTAGGTGCCTGGCCCCACTTGACTGATTCTGTTTGTACAGCCAACCAATGCTGAGTTTTTGGCCCAGGGACAGCTTCCTTTATGGGAAAGTGGAGCTTGGTTTGCAATACTATTCTTATAGTACTGAGGATTGGTCGTTCATTCAATAGACAATACTGACTCTGCCACATACTGAGGACTCAGGAGTCAGACCCAACTCTTGGCTCCTAGGAGCTgtccagcatggtggtgggctaCAGACACATGGCTGGCCAATTATAGGATGGTATTCTCAGAGCAGAGACACAGATGGCATCCCAGAAAGCTACGGGAGCTCAGAGATGGGAGTCCTAGGTGAGCTCAGACATCAGGACAGGCAGCTAAAAATGGCTGAATCTTAACAGACGAGTAGAACAGCTTTGAAGTAGCGAAGCATTTTAGCATGGACAAAGGTTTCAAGGTGAGAATTTGCATTGTGTGCTTGGGGAACCACAAGTCCCTTTCTTCTCAGTGACACGGGAAGGGAGGTGAGTGGCAGAAGGTGGGGCTGGAGAGTTGTTGTGGGTCAGATGTTTTCAAGGACTGTGAATTCCACATTGCCTTGGTCATTTCCTTAATACACTGTGTTTCTTGTTTATGAACTTTCAGTACCTCCTGGTTACCTCTGTGATACAGAGAAAACATGGAGACCTAGCATTCAGGGCTCTCCATGGACTGTGACCTGTCTCTATTTCCACCTTCAGTGTCCCTACACATTTTGTCCTCTCTAGACAGGTTGTCTCCTGTCGGCCTGTTGTAAAAGTTATTCTCATTCTGGCTTTTCTCACTGTGCCCTGAATTGGTGGACATGACCCCGTCTCTGTCTTTTTGTTATATGAGCCTCTTATCTCTAAGTCCCCCTAGGCCCATGGTTTTCAGCCCCTAACTGCATATTAGAACAAAAATATCAATATCTTAGCACTTCTGCAGACTAATGAACTCAGAACTCTCGGGTGTGGGGCCAGGGTAGTGGCACGTTCTAAAAGCCCCCAGTGTGACTTTATCGTGCAGCCaggcttgagaaccactgccctagaaTCTACAAGCCAGCTTTCATCTTGGCTTGCCTTATGTCTCATGATGGGGGATCAGTGATTTATGTTGGCACAGTCCCACTCAGCACTGGGCTTGGCTTAGAGAAGGACCATGGGAATATTCCTTGATTAATTTGCAGAAGAGCTACATAAATGTAGATATGGCTTCCAGCTGGGAAATGAGCAGAAGTGAGAGAATGGTGGTGGTGTTGTGGTGGGGAGCGGAGAGAATGCTACAAAGTGCTAGCCTTCAGTCCCTCCCTGCCTCATTCCTCTTATGCATTCATTCAGTGTGTTGTTTCAGATTCCTGTGATAGCATCATACACCTTTATGCCTTCTCTACTTAGTTCAGAGGTAGCCTAGATCTCTGATGTATACCTCCTTCATTTTCTCCTCCAGGGAAAGAGAACTAATAGTGCCAGCTAAGATGACTTACGGTCTTTCCAAAATAGCAGAACATTTCCACTTTCCACCAGGCTTGCTCTTTTAGTCTTGTCGTTTCTCTAAATGGCACTGTCATCCCCTTGGTTGCTTCAACTTAAAGCCTGGGAATTGTGCTAGTattgtctttctttcttactcCACTTCCCACATTCAGTTAGTCTGCAAGTACTGTTGATTCTAGCTACAAATCATCTCATAATTTCATGTTTCTGTCTCCTCTGGCACCCACCCTAGCCCAAGTGACCATCATCTTGCTTGCACTGTGACTATGGCAGCCATTTCCTGCTGGTATTCTGGTCTCAAGTCTGGTCTTTCCTCAAGTCTTTTGGGTACACAGCACACTCCCTCCACAGGCCCAGCACAGAGACTATTCTTAAAGTTGGGAGCACCCTCCACCTAGGTTACTCTTGCTCAGCCCGCACACCTCCCTTCCAGATCACTTCTCGAAAGGAAGTCTCCTTGGTCCCCAGGAGTAGATCAGGTTCCTACTTTGTCCCTGGCATcatgcttggcacataataggtattcCATGAACATTCCTTGCATTGAAtgagtgggtgggtaggtggagtGAATGGATGGACTGATGGATGATGGATTGGGGATCAGAGCCTAAGGAAGTATTCAGACCTGGATCCTTGCAGGTCCTCAGCTCAGAAGGTAGGAATGGTCATTGAGGGCTTTGACACACTAGATGAACCAAATAGTGCCAGAGGGTTTAAAGGAAGAAGCTGACAGTCTTCCTAACTCTTAACCCCAGCCCTACTTCCTAGAGGCAAACACTTTTTTAACTTCCTGTTTTCcgtcattttaaaaagcagttctgGGAATTGCTCTGATTAAACAAACTTTCAGATTTGCCATTGATGGACCAATGCAAGATAAATGCAAGCTCGTGCAGAGGGAAAAAGAAGCATGGTCTTTTAAATAAGTAAGGATGAAAATcagaatcccagctctgccaattCTGGactgtgtgaccttcagcagTAGTCCTCTTGGGACAACCaaattttcttatttgcaaaatgcAGCAGTTAGTCTAAGTCCCTTCCAGTTCTAGGTATctagttctgtctctctctcttccaacCCCCTTTCCTCCTCACCTAGGAATGCTTTGAAGAGGATCCAGGGCGCAAGTGGATGGACAGCTTGCTCAGTAACTTGGGGTGCCAGTCTGCCTCTCATGTAGGGCCCTTCATTGATAGCTACCGCTGCTTCCAACCAAAGCAGGAGGGGGCCTTCACCTGCTGGTCAGCAGTGACCGGCGCCCGCCATCTCAACTATGGCTCCCGACTTGACTATGTGCTAGGGGACAGGACCCTGGTCATAGACACCTTTCAGGCCTCTTTTCTGCTTCCTGAGGTGATGGGCTCTGACCACTGCCCTGTGGGTGCAGTCTTGAGTGTGTCCTCTGTACCCGCAAAACAGTGCCCACCTCTGTGCACCCGCTTTCTCCCTGAGTTTGCAGGCACCCAGCTCAAGATCCTTCGCTTCCTAGTTCCTCTCGAACAAAGTCCTGTGTTGGAGCAGTCGGTGCTGCAGCACAACAATCAAACCCGGGTACAGACGTGCCAAAACAAAGCCCAAGTGCACTCAACCAGGCCTCGGCCTAGTCAGGCTGGCTCTGGCAGAGGCCAGAAAAACCTGAAGAGCTACTTTCAGCCCTCCCCTAACTGTCCCCAAGCCTCTCCTGACATAGAACTGCCTAGCCCACCACTGATGAGCACCCTCATGACCCCGAAGACTTCAGAAGAGGAAGCAGTGGTCAAAGTGGTGAAGGGGCGGGCCAAGGCTTCAGAAGCCAAAGATGAGAAGGAGGTACGGACCTCATTCTGGAAGTCTGTGCTGGCGGGGCCCTTGCGCACACCCCTCTGTGGGGGCCACAGGGAGCCATGTGTGATGCGTACTGTGAAGAAGCCAGGACCCAACCTGGGCCGCCGCTTCTACATGTGTGCCAGGCCCCGGGGTCCTCCCACTGATCCCTCCTCCCGGTGCAACTTCTTCCTCTGGAGCAGGCCCAGCTGAACCAATGGAGGCCTGGAGACGTCTGGCATAGTCACCCCTGCATGTGATCTGAGGCCAGCTCCCCTTCCCTGAGCTGCCTCCTGCTTCTCCCCGAAAGTCTCCtacccttctcttcctcttctaagCCCTGTCTTCCTCACTGACCTTCCTACCTAGCTCCTTGTTGGTGAGCTTTTTGCGCCTTAATCCTGTGACCCAGCCCGCTACACCACTTTCCAGCTTCCTGTCTGAAGTACACAGACACTGGCTGCCCCGGGAAGTTGTGTGATTTTAAATCACTTCTGTCTTTGCTGGAAAATGTATTTGTGCATCAATAAAGTCTGTGTATTTGTTTCAGGGTTGCACTTTGAGTGGACATTGTGGATGTACTCCATAAAGTTGAGTCAAAGAAGCTATCTCAATACTGGGTTTGCCAGCTGGCTGTAGCCCAATAATATAATTCccagggaaaggggaggagggaggagggaatagTGAGGAGTGAGGAGCAGTGCTCACCATAAAGGGTTCTCTGCTTAGTTGTAGGAGTTTACTGTACTGCTGCGGTTAAATCAGCAAGGGAGGTGGGCTATGTAGCCTTAAACCAGAGCTTTCCAACTAGTGTGCTGCACAGCTGCACCAGTGGGTTACAGAGTTGAAAGAAATAGGGTCCTCAGCTCTCAGCATTGCCAGGCAGGGCCTGAGATCACACAAGTCTCAGGGAAGATCACCTCCTTAGCAAGTAGTATCATTAGTGCCCCTAAGTGTGCCATGGAAATGTTTCCCGTATACTGTGACCTGGAAAGTGGAAGCATTGCTTTGAACACAGTGCTTGCTCTAGCCAAGCCTCTTCTCACCTGTGAAAATGGGACTGgtagactgggcgcagtggcacacgcctgtaatcccagcactttgggaggccgaggtgggtggatcacctgaagtcaggagttcacaaccagcctaacatggtgaaaccctgtctctactaaatacaaaaaaattagctgggtgtggtggcacgtgcctgtaatccaagctacttaggagactgagacaggagaatagcttgtacctgtgaggcagaggttgcagtgagctgagatcgtgccgttgcactccagcctgggcaacgagcaaaacgacgtctcaaaaaaaaaaaaaaaaaaaaaattggactggTAAATCCTGTTCTGTGGGATGccgtgggagggagagaggataaTGGATTGAGGAAGACATCCATATCCCCTTCTGGAAAATACCTCTGGTTTTGGGGAACCACTCCTTTCTAGGGAATTTGGTTAGGGCTGACTCATCTCCTGGCTTCAGGGGCTACCCTGGGCCCAGAATTCCAGGGCCCAGATTACCAGTGAAGAGTCAATCCCTGGATTTTTATTGAAACCATTGGAGAAGAGCTATTTCAAATAAATCTGCTTAGTATCCCGGCTCTGTGCAACTCACTGTGTAGTTTTTGGgcatttccttcctctttctcattctgtttccctGTTGGTAAAATGGAATGATGACCAACAAGTGACCTATGGTTTCCTCAGATCTGCCACTTGTATGAGGGAGTCAGGTAGAGTGCATTTGTCTGTTCCCTGTCCAATAAAAGGCTACACATGCTGCAGTTTGTGCTTTATTTTTAGGCTCAATTCAGCTAGAGGCACACAACAAAGCAGAAGACAGAGGAGGCCTGGACCCAAGTGAAGTGCAGGTGGGGTGTGAATCCTAGGCAGTTGGCTTCTCAGGCATAGGTGGTGACATACTGGGGCCCCATATTCCCGAAGTAGGTACGTTCCCACTCACTCATGAGCTCAAAGTGTACAGGACGGCGACAGAAATTGCAGGCAGCCACAGACACATCCTGGAGGGGCATCCCCACCTCAGTCCAAGCCAGCAGCAGCTTCTCTGAAGGtggtagggggaggggagggaaagaatgGGTTAGACTAGATCTTCCAAATCTAGTACAGATGCACCAAGATACTGATGCCCCTCAACCCTTCAAGATACCTCAGGGCCAGAAGTAGCCTACTCTATTTGCTCCTGTGTGTGCCGTGAGTATTACCATTTGTATCTGGATGCTGGGATATAATAAAAGGTTGGGAAGCTCTCCTTTGACACAATTTGAAGCCATACTGTCCTGGCCTGGACCACTCCCTAAGTATAGGATGTGCTGTGGCCCAAGAATGACTATCTGCTTGGGAACTCCAAGCCCTATGAGGACAATGATAGTGACAGTAACCATACTGTGTCATTGGTGCTATGACCAGGAAACCTGGGGTAGCGGGTCCACCTGGGGATGTGAAAACCCAGAGATGGAAACCTGACCTAGCTGGAGGAAGTACCCCAGATATGTTCCGGGGCTCTGTTCTTGGCCTTTTCTGTGTTCATGCCCTTGCTGATCTTGTCTAGTCACATGACTTTAAAGACTACCTATATGCTGATGGCTCAGAAATTTTAATCTCCAGCTCACACCTCTCTACTGGTTTCCAATCTTGTATATCAATGGCTTTTCTCCATCTCCACCTAGATGTCTAGTATGCATTTCTAACTTATAAGTACAACTGAGCTACTCATGTCCCTACTTTCCACCAAGCTATtctactttcaacttttcccatcTCAGTGGATGGCAATTCCAGTTGCTCAGTCCAAAAATTTCGGAAttgtcctttatttttctctttctctcttacccTATATCCCATCTATCAGCAAAGACCAttggctctaccttcaaaatctGACCACTTCTTATTGCCTTCATTATGATCAAGTCtgagccaccatcatctctcacctgggaTATTACTGTAGCCCACTCTTgggtctccctgcttccagccTTGCTCCCTTTTAGTGTATTCTCTACATAGAAGTTGGAGCAATTTTGTTAAAACCTGAGTCAGATATATCAGTCCTATGCTCAAATCCTTTCAAGGGttctcagagtaaaagccaaaatccTTCTGATGACCTACCATACCCTATACAATCTGGTCCCACATTGCCTCTATGTACTCAATTTTTCTGTCTCCCACTTACTCATACCATTCCACCCATACACATCTTCTTACTGTTCCTCAAATATAAAAGGAATACTCCTATGTCTTTCCTGCTCAGGATGTTCCCTCTGCCCGGGATGTCATTCTCTTAGATATCTGCCTCACTAACTCCACCTCCTTCAAATCTTTGCTCAAGTTTCACCTCAGCATCTTCTACCCTTGCCACTCTAATACTACAACCCTTCTCTGAACTCGCCCCTGCCCCCTTATCCCATTCTCCTTATCCagctttatttttccccatagTACTTAGAACTAACGTGCtatttaatttgcttatttttagtaaattttttttactatcctcttccactagaatgtaagctccggAGGGTAGGAATTTTGTGTCTGATTTGTTTGCTActgcatccccagtgcctagaacagtgtctagcacacagttggtactcaataaatatttgttgaaagaattcCTAACTTAAGTCTAGAAGATGAAGGAAAGTAAGCTAGAGGAAAGTGTGAGGGAGGGCATTCCAATCAAAAGAGAGCAGCACGAGCAAAGTCCCAGAGGTAAGAGAGCAGAGAAAAATGAGGGAACGACAAGTCATTCAGTgtagctgaaaaaataaaatgcatgtggGGAGGAGGTGAGGGCATAGAGATCACCATGTGGAAGGCATTGAATGCTATGCTGAAGAGCTTCAACTCTGTCCTGTATGtcaatgttttccaaattttggaCTATATATCGCTGTCAGTACAAATGTTTTAGCATGTGCCTCCAATCtctgtatatttgtttatatattatatatatatatataaaattgtcaGTCTGTATATTAAAGATCAGTATCAGTAATGCTTGATTTCCTATTTTTAAgattaagaaaaccaaaaaattctAATACATATTCTGCTCCTTCACCCTGTAATCATTTTGCATACCTCACCTTGGAGGCCACTGCTTTAGAGTCTAGAGGGAAACATGAAGGGGTTTAAGCAAGGGAGCAATATAGTCAGGTTTTTAGAAAAATCCCTCTGGTGGTCAGCATCGAGAAAGGATTTgagaggagcaagagagaagcagagaaattaggaaaaaatcaTGTTGACATGGATTAAAGAAGTGGCAAGGGAGAAAAGCAAATAGGTTTAAGAGAGATTATAGAGGACTTTTGCAGGATTTCAGGATGGATTGGCTGTGGAACTTAGGGACTGGTGGAGCCATTGTGGATGCCTCACATATATTCTTACAAAAGCCTAGCCTAAGTGGACATTCAGAGAACCAAGAATACTGAGCTCTATAATTGAAGCCCGGAGCAATAGAGAATACTGAACAAAAGGCCCAGGAGTCTGGGTCATCAGCTCAGAGAGGTGGTAGACCTAGCAGTTATGACCATGGAGGTAGAGAAAGACCTCCCAGTTGCAACTTAGAAGGTGTGTGACCTTGGATCAGCAACTATATATTTTTGTGCCTCAACTTCCACATGtacaaaatggaaatgataagaGGATCTCTAACTCTTGAGGTTGCTGTGGGGATTAGAtgagttaatatgtgtaaagtgtttagaacagtgcttggcacatggtaagtactTAATGTTAGCCAgcattatttaatgtttttgaatgaatgaatgaatgaatggcgcCTACCTAGCTTGTCTTCCTTGAATTCTCATACTGCCCATGCTTCAGACAAACAGAATGATTTTGTCAATACATACCCCCTGCTTTCCTATCTCTAGGTCATTGCTCATGGAATTCCTTTATTCTGGAATATTCTTACAACATATTCACATGTACTTCAACGTGCATCATAAAAACTTCCTTACTCACAAAGCCTCTCCAATTTCGTCCTTCTCACCCTCTCTAGCCATAATGTGCCCACTCCCTCTAGCTCCTAGAATACTGGAGCTCGTCATACTGGACCAGTACCATCTATATCTGGCTCCTCTGCTAGACCATCAACTGCCTACATGTCTTTCATCCAACAGGCCTAGAATGAGCACCTGCTCAATGTCAGGCCCTGCATTAAAAACTACccaggccgggcctggtggctcacgcctgtaatcccagcactttgggaggcctaggcaggtggattatgaggtcaggagttcaagaccagcctggccaacatggtgaaaccccatctctactaaaaatacaaaaattagctgggcatggtggcacatgcctataatcccagctacttgggaggctgaggcaggagaattgcttgaaccaggacccgggaggcagaggtagcagtgagccaagatcatgtcactgcactccaacctgggctacagagccagactctgtctcaaaaaaaaaaaaaaaaaaaaatacccaaaagaaATCCAGCAAACATTAGGTGAACTGACTAAACTGGCATTTTCAGGCTAAATCTCAAACTACTCAGCTCTACAAGCCTCTCAATTCAGTCCCTATCTCGTATTGCCTTTGTAGACTCATAGATTGATACTCCCCTGCCCCACTCCATTCCTATGACCCTACATTCCAATACCACCTGCTTATTGTTCTTGATATATCCCTGGCTGCTTCTCATTCTCCTCACCTTTCTTCATGCTCTTCCCTCTGCTAAGAATACTTCTTCCATGCCCTCTTTCTTTTAATACCACTCACTTTGCAAGACTTAGCTCAGGTGTTACCTCTACTAGGAAGCCTGTCTTGGATCCCTCAGGCTGAGTCAGGCCCCTCCTCTCTGCTCCAACAACTCTACCATGCACTGCCTTGTGGAACTTTGATCATCCCTTAATGTCATTGTTTGTGTCCACCATGGTATCCCCAACCAAACTGGAGCCCTACAAGTGTGGGGGAtgcttctcatttatttgtgacCCTAGTATAGGTGCTGGCACACATTAGATGttccagaaatattttgtaaactgAATGGTCTCTGTCCTCTCAGCTTCTCTTCCAGATcctggggctgaggggagggaggTCCTGTAGGCACCCATGTTGAGAACTTACCCACAAAATCTTCCATCATCTGAGGGctgtggtggggggagggtgcCAGGCGCAGGAGCTCTTCACCCCGGGGGACAGTTGGGTAGTTGATGGCCTGCACGTAGATGCCATGCTTGGAGAGCAGGAGATCACAGAGCTTGCTGTTGAGTGCTGCATTGCCCACCTGGACTCAGGAGAAAGGCTTATCAGTACCTGCCACCCTGGCTCCACCATCCATTAAGCAGGTGGAGGGAACTAGATCAGGGAATATCACTGAATTTtgggatagattttttttttttcattagggGCTTAGTggcagctccagaatttctatcaAGGAGGAACTCAGAGCTAGCAATTTGGTTTGAAAAGGATAGAGCAGTGGTGGTACCAGGAGCCCTATTTGGAAGCTGTTTGCAGAGCAAGCACACTGATTTTACTTAGCTAATATCCTAGGTTAGGATGGTTCTGGGTGAGAAGATGCCTCCCCCAAGCCAATTCCAGAACCCCCCAAGCCAATTATGGGGTGCTGTCACTAAATTAATTCATAAAATGAGTGTTTAAAGGAAATACTAGGTTAGTCTAAAGAGCAGCGACTATTTCTCATCCACCAAATTATCACAAATAAGTGTCCTTTCCCTGCCCTGGCTTACTGACTCACACAAATACATGTCAGTTAAGAAAGAAGTAGCAGTTCATTTTTAAAGGCAGTAAACGCTCATATTGAGGATCCAAAGTAGCAGGTAATACTAtggcttttgattttatttttctgccctcAATTCTCAATAAGAAGTACATTTTACACCATGATCATaaacgcacacatacacatacatgtatgtatgcacatacacaaaaCGAATACAAATTTTTCACAAATTGATAGCCTTAGTATGTGTGATGTACTCCaacattttctattctatttcttttctttttttaatgctaatGATAACCCACTAA
It includes:
- the APEX2 gene encoding DNA-(apurinic or apyrimidinic site) lyase 2 isoform X1, with protein sequence MLRVVSWNINGIRRPVQGVANQEPSNCAAVAVGRILDELDADIVCLQETKVTRDALTEPLAIVEGYNSYFSFSRNRSGYSGVATFCKDNATPVAAEEGLSGLFATQNGSVGCYGNMDEFTQEELRALDSEGRALLTQHKIRTWEGKERILTLINVYCPHADPGRPERLVFKMRFYRLLQIRAEALLAAGSHVIILGDLNTAHRPIDHWDAVNLECFEEDPGRKWMDSLLSNLGCQSASHVGPFIDSYRCFQPKQEGAFTCWSAVTGARHLNYGSRLDYVLGDRTLVIDTFQASFLLPEVMGSDHCPVGAVLSVSSVPAKQCPPLCTRFLPEFAGTQLKILRFLVPLEQSPVLEQSVLQHNNQTRVQTCQNKAQVHSTRPRPSQAGSGRGQKNLKSYFQPSPNCPQASPDIELPSPPLMSTLMTPKTSEEEAVVKVVKGRAKASEAKDEKEVRTSFWKSVLAGPLRTPLCGGHREPCVMRTVKKPGPNLGRRFYMCARPRGPPTDPSSRCNFFLWSRPS
- the APEX2 gene encoding DNA-(apurinic or apyrimidinic site) lyase 2 isoform X2; the protein is MDEFTQEELRALDSEGRALLTQHKIRTWEGKERILTLINVYCPHADPGRPERLVFKMRFYRLLQIRAEALLAAGSHVIILGDLNTAHRPIDHWDAVNLECFEEDPGRKWMDSLLSNLGCQSASHVGPFIDSYRCFQPKQEGAFTCWSAVTGARHLNYGSRLDYVLGDRTLVIDTFQASFLLPEVMGSDHCPVGAVLSVSSVPAKQCPPLCTRFLPEFAGTQLKILRFLVPLEQSPVLEQSVLQHNNQTRVQTCQNKAQVHSTRPRPSQAGSGRGQKNLKSYFQPSPNCPQASPDIELPSPPLMSTLMTPKTSEEEAVVKVVKGRAKASEAKDEKEVRTSFWKSVLAGPLRTPLCGGHREPCVMRTVKKPGPNLGRRFYMCARPRGPPTDPSSRCNFFLWSRPS
- the APEX2 gene encoding DNA-(apurinic or apyrimidinic site) lyase 2 isoform X3 encodes the protein MRFYRLLQIRAEALLAAGSHVIILGDLNTAHRPIDHWDAVNLECFEEDPGRKWMDSLLSNLGCQSASHVGPFIDSYRCFQPKQEGAFTCWSAVTGARHLNYGSRLDYVLGDRTLVIDTFQASFLLPEVMGSDHCPVGAVLSVSSVPAKQCPPLCTRFLPEFAGTQLKILRFLVPLEQSPVLEQSVLQHNNQTRVQTCQNKAQVHSTRPRPSQAGSGRGQKNLKSYFQPSPNCPQASPDIELPSPPLMSTLMTPKTSEEEAVVKVVKGRAKASEAKDEKEVRTSFWKSVLAGPLRTPLCGGHREPCVMRTVKKPGPNLGRRFYMCARPRGPPTDPSSRCNFFLWSRPS